One part of the Vogesella sp. LIG4 genome encodes these proteins:
- a CDS encoding beta-hydroxyacyl-ACP dehydratase, producing the protein MMRLPLPIASDHPAYAGHFPGRPVLPGVVLLDHAMLTIEAASGQQLAGLLVAKFHSPVSPGQLLWLEFRLDPAAVAFTIFHEQRKVADGKFAVAEGRAG; encoded by the coding sequence ATGATGCGCCTTCCTTTGCCTATCGCCAGCGATCACCCGGCCTATGCCGGCCACTTTCCCGGCCGCCCGGTGCTGCCGGGCGTGGTGTTGCTGGATCACGCCATGCTCACTATCGAAGCGGCCAGCGGGCAGCAACTGGCCGGCCTCTTGGTAGCCAAGTTTCACAGCCCGGTCAGCCCGGGGCAGCTGCTGTGGCTGGAGTTCCGTCTGGACCCGGCGGCAGTGGCGTTCACCATTTTTCATGAACAGCGCAAAGTGGCGGACGGCAAGTTTGCCGTGGCCGAAGGGCGGGCCGGGTGA
- a CDS encoding acyl-CoA synthetase, producing the protein MSQPDASSAPEWMQQRERGSRFWLRVMSTLSCLLGRRCSRLVLYGIAAYFLLFGGRASAASRAYLTRCLGRAPGWGERYRHVLGFASTIHDRVYLLRDRFDDFSIELSGTEQLHAYCDRGQGALLFGAHLGSFEVLRSMARHRPGLQISMAMYPENARQINQALQAINPRAQQDIIALGTLDAMLNVHNRLEAGALVGILADRASGPDQYLSRPLLGAPARFPSGPFRMAAMLRQPVFFMAGIYLGGNRYRVHFELLDDFSAAGHLPREQRLAALLDSYVAALERHCRAYPFNWFNFYDFWDES; encoded by the coding sequence GTGAGTCAGCCCGACGCTTCCAGCGCCCCGGAGTGGATGCAGCAGCGTGAACGCGGCAGCCGCTTCTGGCTGCGCGTCATGTCCACGCTGTCCTGCCTGCTGGGGCGGCGCTGCTCGCGGCTGGTGCTGTACGGCATTGCCGCCTATTTCCTGTTGTTTGGCGGCCGGGCGAGCGCTGCATCGCGCGCCTACCTGACGCGCTGCCTGGGCCGCGCACCAGGCTGGGGCGAGCGCTACCGCCATGTGCTTGGCTTCGCCAGCACCATTCACGACCGCGTCTACCTGCTGCGCGACCGTTTCGACGATTTCAGCATCGAGTTGTCCGGCACAGAGCAGCTGCACGCCTACTGCGACCGCGGCCAGGGCGCCTTGCTGTTCGGCGCTCACCTTGGCAGCTTCGAAGTGCTGCGCAGCATGGCGCGTCATCGCCCAGGGCTGCAGATCAGCATGGCGATGTACCCGGAGAACGCGCGCCAGATCAACCAGGCGCTGCAGGCCATCAACCCGCGCGCGCAGCAGGACATCATCGCGCTGGGCACGCTGGACGCCATGCTGAACGTGCACAACCGGCTGGAAGCGGGCGCGCTGGTGGGCATTCTGGCCGACCGTGCCTCCGGGCCGGACCAATACCTGAGCCGCCCGCTGCTGGGGGCGCCGGCGCGCTTTCCCAGCGGCCCGTTCCGCATGGCGGCGATGCTCAGGCAGCCGGTGTTCTTCATGGCCGGCATCTACCTGGGCGGCAACCGCTACCGGGTGCATTTCGAGCTTTTGGACGATTTTTCCGCTGCCGGGCACCTGCCACGGGAACAACGGTTGGCCGCATTACTCGACAGCTATGTGGCGGCGCTGGAGCGGCACTGCCGCGCCTACCCGTTCAACTGGTTCAACTTTTACGACTTTTGGGATGAAAGCTAG
- a CDS encoding AMP-binding protein has protein sequence MSLIPLLPDAERHAPFAYRHGELIDRDTFHAQVLTLAAALPEGQRVMNLCADRYWFAVALFAAIARNMLTVLPNSAAPEHIAMVAAEQPGVLVLGDQADSPVSGLPYFRVDVPAPALRPTLNGMPLIAFDQRIACMYTSGSTGTPMPHFKTFGRLRLAILAGAERVWAVAGAPCSVVGTVPIRHMYGLESSVLLPILAGGRMSSQIPFFPADIAASLAEMPAPRLLVITPFHLRKLLEANIALPDIAVILSATAPLSAELAAQARQQLGCPVLEIYGSTETGQVATRETDRDSTWHTLQGITLELRDDEFWAVGEVYETPQMLNDMVELFSPSLFRLVDRKANMINVAGKRSSLSFLNATLTSLPGVVDGVFCVPERNTSGEVERLAAFVVAPGLDRAAILAGLRQYVDSVFLPRHVVFIDSLPRDGNGKVLARSLQELIAQHLPKRG, from the coding sequence ATGAGCCTGATACCGCTGCTTCCCGATGCCGAGCGCCATGCGCCTTTTGCCTATCGCCATGGCGAGCTGATCGACCGCGACACCTTCCACGCCCAGGTACTGACCCTGGCTGCCGCATTGCCGGAAGGGCAGCGGGTGATGAACCTGTGTGCCGACCGCTACTGGTTCGCGGTGGCGCTGTTTGCCGCCATCGCCCGCAATATGCTCACCGTGCTGCCCAATTCCGCCGCGCCGGAGCATATCGCCATGGTGGCTGCAGAGCAGCCCGGCGTGCTGGTGCTGGGCGACCAGGCCGACAGCCCGGTGAGCGGGCTGCCGTATTTCCGCGTGGACGTGCCGGCGCCGGCCTTGCGGCCAACCTTGAACGGGATGCCGCTGATCGCCTTCGACCAGCGCATCGCCTGCATGTATACCTCCGGCTCCACCGGCACGCCGATGCCGCATTTCAAGACCTTCGGCCGCCTGCGGCTGGCGATCCTGGCTGGCGCGGAACGGGTGTGGGCGGTGGCCGGTGCGCCGTGCTCGGTGGTGGGCACGGTGCCGATCCGCCACATGTACGGGCTGGAGTCCAGCGTGCTGCTGCCGATTCTGGCTGGCGGGCGCATGTCGTCGCAGATTCCGTTCTTCCCGGCCGACATCGCCGCCAGCCTGGCGGAAATGCCGGCGCCGCGGCTGCTGGTGATCACGCCCTTCCACCTGCGCAAGCTGCTGGAGGCGAACATCGCGCTGCCGGACATCGCGGTGATCCTGTCGGCTACCGCACCGCTGTCCGCCGAGTTGGCCGCACAGGCGCGCCAGCAGCTGGGCTGCCCGGTGCTGGAAATCTACGGCTCCACCGAAACCGGCCAGGTCGCCACCCGCGAAACCGACCGTGACAGCACCTGGCATACCCTGCAGGGCATCACGCTGGAGCTGCGCGACGACGAATTCTGGGCGGTGGGCGAGGTGTATGAGACACCGCAGATGCTCAACGATATGGTGGAGCTGTTCAGCCCGAGCCTGTTCCGGCTGGTGGATCGCAAGGCCAATATGATCAATGTGGCCGGCAAGCGCAGCTCGCTGTCCTTCCTCAACGCCACGCTCACCAGCCTGCCCGGCGTGGTGGACGGCGTGTTCTGCGTGCCGGAGCGCAACACTAGCGGCGAGGTGGAGCGCCTGGCCGCCTTCGTGGTGGCGCCGGGGCTGGACCGCGCCGCCATCCTGGCCGGCCTGCGCCAGTATGTCGATTCGGTGTTCCTGCCGCGCCACGTGGTGTTCATCGACAGCCTGCCGCGCGACGGCAACGGCAAGGTTCTGGCGCGCAGCCTGCAGGAACTGATCGCCCAACATCTACCAAAGCGGGGCTGA
- a CDS encoding phosphopantetheine-binding protein, whose product MEQPIAPDLALEREIAGHIVTALNLDIAPEDIVPEAPLYGDELGIDSIDILEIALVMSKQYGVQMKADSEDNTTIFASLRALAAYIREHRSK is encoded by the coding sequence ATGGAACAACCTATTGCGCCGGACCTGGCACTGGAACGTGAAATTGCCGGGCATATCGTTACCGCGCTGAACCTTGACATCGCGCCCGAAGACATTGTTCCCGAGGCGCCGCTGTACGGTGACGAGCTGGGCATCGACTCCATCGACATCCTGGAAATCGCGCTGGTGATGTCCAAGCAGTACGGTGTGCAGATGAAGGCCGACAGCGAAGACAACACCACCATTTTTGCCTCCCTGCGCGCGCTGGCAGCCTATATCCGCGAGCATCGCAGCAAATGA